The window GGTGTTACTGTTACAGtatgtggatgatcttttattcccaggacaggagaaaacaggaagcCACTAACAAGCTATTCagctttctgggaaaacagggaTTGAAAGGACTgggaaataaattacaatacATAGAAAGAGAACTCAAGTATTTAGGGAATCTAGTGTGTGAAGGAGAACGAAGAATACAtccagagaggattcagggaattgttGAGCTACCCCTacccaaaactaaaaagaactaaaaagttttaagagaaagaggtttttaagTAATTAGGAGTCAAGAAGCCCAAAGGAAAACATACTCCCTGAGGGGAGAGAAACGCTGAATAAAGTGGCTTTGAGTGGAAAGACCCTGAAACGGAGCGGAAGCAGCAATACAGATTCCCTGATTCACATTCataagctaattcgtcaactggagagccaaggagtgatcagcaagactcactCACTGTTTAATAGTCCCATAATAGCAGAAAATGGTTTTAGGATGGGAGTTGGCAGGGTTCATTGAtagagctttaaactaggtatgaAGGGGGGTGAGGGTAGAACCGGGGACACTAGAAAGGAGCCTGAATGTAACATGCCAGTTCTTGTGGGTGAGGAATGTGCTAGCAAGACCTTGCAGTCTTGTGTCTTGGTGAAGGATGAGGATGACAGGACATTTTGCAGGAAGGACACAAGGGTTGGTGAGAAGTTGGTAACTATGGAAACACCTGAGTATGGTCAGAAGGGTATTAGGGCTTCTCCCTCCCAAAAGGTGGCCCAGCTGaggtgcatttacactaatgcacgcagtatgggtaacaaacaggaggagctggaggccaCAGTGCTAGTAGGAAACTATAATGTAGCTGCCATCAcagaaacctggtgggatgattCCCACGACTGGAGTGTGGCCGTTGATGGCTATAAACTGTTCAGAAGGGATAGGcgaggaaggaggggaggaggagttGCCCTCTATGTTAGGAAGTGGATAGACTGTGAAGAGCTGTGCCTGAGAAACAGCCATGACCAggttgagagcttgtgggtgaaaATCAAGGATCTGTCCAGTAAAGTATATCTAGTAGTTGGGgtctgctacaggccacctgatcagggGGAGTCTGTTGACGAGGCCTTCTTGCTTCAGCTGCAAGAACTGTCATGCTCACAAGCTCTTATCCTGATGGAGGATTTCAACCACCCAGATATCTGCTGGGGTAGTGGCACAGCAGG is drawn from Oxyura jamaicensis isolate SHBP4307 breed ruddy duck unplaced genomic scaffold, BPBGC_Ojam_1.0 oxyUn_random_OJ70162, whole genome shotgun sequence and contains these coding sequences:
- the LOC118159406 gene encoding uncharacterized protein LOC118159406; the encoded protein is MKGGEGRTGDTRKEPECNMPVLVGEECASKTLQSCVLVKDEDDRTFCRKDTRVGEKLVTMETPEYGQKGIRASPSQKVAQLRCIYTNARSMGNKQEELEATVLVGNYNVAAITETWWDDSHDWSVAVDGYKLFRRDRRGRRGGGVALYVRKWIDCEELCLRNSHDQVESLWVKIKDLSSKVYLVVGVCYRPPDQGESVDEAFLLQLQELSCSQALILMEDFNHPDICWGSGTAGSRQSRRFLEFVEDNFLVQVIDGPTRGEALLDQVLANVEESIREVKTGGCLGFSDHALVEFVILRNMGLAKSRVRTLNLRTANFWLLKELLAGIPWETVLE